ATGCTTACAATCTTCAACAGATGGCCAATAGCAACAAACCtcacaatacaaataacttcaACAAACCAGAAATACAGAAAAAATCACACGTCAAGAAGCGCGCACACACACAATCGCAGAAACACATATCACAGAGAAGTATgcgcaaacaagtatgatgcatgtcagTCATATGGCTGATGAGTTCATTTGTCGTTTATACAGCCAATCCGACATGTCCAGTAACTAATCCGAACATCGTCCTCTTGAAAACTGGTGAGCGGTAAATTACCTCAATCCCCTCCATCTATGGGTAGTAAACCATCTCGATCCCCACAGacatttttaattgaaaaacagCACACACGTGGGCAGTAAATAACCACGATCCCCACAAACACATTCACAACTCGTGGGCGGTAAACAACCACGATCCCCATGTCTATCGCGACACTGAATAAGCAGTACACCACCACGATCCTTGCCAGGTCATAactcaaattcaaaatcataatctttcaaaatgttgactcagagCAAGTGGGACTAAGCCACAACCCTTAGATACTACTCAGGTCCTtccaaatatcaaaatttttctttaaaaataatttaaatctatttctctttctttaaatttctttttcaccaAAACAAAAGTCTCAAATCAACTTTAAAATTCATTCTTTAATtccatttaaaaataaaatcccaAAATAGAACATAAACGATAATTTTTAGAGTAATTTGAGAGGTTTTAACTCCAACATGTTAAAACCTTTTAAAATACCCTAAAATGAATATGGTTTGTGACAATTTTGCAAGAGCTAAAATGCACAGGATTCCATTTTCTAATTCTTTAACTATTTACACTGCTCTTTTGCAACTTATATATTCTGATGTTTAGGTCCAACTCTTGTGATTTCTCATTTAGGTTATTGATATTATGTGATATTTGTTGATGCATTCTCTCGTTACACTTGTTTATTTCTCTTAGTAAACAAATTTCAAGTGTTTAATGCCTTTATTCAATTTAAagcttttattaaaaatttaatcaatcaCAAATTGAAATGCCTTCAAATTGATAATGGAAAGGAACATATATCAAATGCTTTTACTACTTATCTTTAGCAAAATGATATTGAGCATAGATATTCAAGTCCTTATATTCATGAACAAAATGGAAGAGCTGAGTGAAAACATCGTCATTTCACTAAAATGGCCTTGGCAATGCTCTCTACAACTGGGATGCCTCTCACCTTCTGTGATGAGGCGGTTCTGACTTCAGCTTATTTGATTAACAAGCTACCTACAGAAACTCTTAAAGGAAAGTCTCCTTATGAACTCATTTATACTCATAAACCTGATTATAATTTTCTTAAAGTTTTTGGTTCATCTTGTTATCCTTACTTCGTTCTATACAATCAAAACAAATTTAGTTATAAATCACATCAGTGCATTTTTTTGGGCTATGCACAAAATTATAAAGGCTATAAATGCCTATCTCCTACAGGTAAAGTTCACATATCTAGAAATGTGGTGTTTGATAAAACTATCTTTTCCTACAAAaccttattttcaaattctgatATGGCTATTGTCAACTCTgtacaaaacataaaatttgatgttattcCTAAGATTTTAGCTAAGAGTTGTAACAAGAGAGATTTTCAACAAATTTCACAACCATCCTCTACAGAAACTGTTTCTACAACTTTTCTTGGAGACATTGAACCACAATCTCAAACTTCAACATCTACTGACCCTCAATCTTATTCTATAGATTATTTACCTTCTACTATACAATCTTATCAACTTGGAGCTAATCCAACCACTAGCACAGAGACATGCCTCCCCCTGCCCCTTCAATTGAACCACCAAAGAATAATCATCCTATGGTCACTAGAGCTAAAGCTGGTATTATCAAGGCAAAAGCTCTCTTGACCAAGGTCACCAAAGTAGAAGCTGACACTATTGTACCTAAGAATGCATCTGCAGCTCTGAAAATCccttattggtatgaagcaatgcAAGATGAATACAAAGCTTTGATGCGAACAATTACATGGCCATTGCTTAATATACCTAATAGTGTTAAAGTTATTGGATGTAAGTGGCTATTTTCAGTTAAAAGACTACCAAATGGACAGATCCAAAAGTATAAAGCTCACCTTGTTGCTCAAGGCTTTCATCAATCAGAGGGATTCAACTTTGAACAGGTTTTCGGCCCTGTTATTTGACCTACcataatgagattaatcctaaGCATCACAGTGTCTCAGACTGGATAGTGAGGCAATTCGATTTCAATAACGCTTTTCTTAATGGAGAGCTTCATCAGACAATTTACATGATACAACCAATTGGCTTTGAGATTAACTTAGAATCACAAGTTTGTAAACTAAATAAATCACTCTATGGCCTTAAATAGGCTCCTAGAGAGTGGTTTATGAAGTTAAGCTCTACCTTATACTCTTTCGGTTTAATAGCACCAAGAATGATATGcctctttttataatataaactaCATCTGTTATTTACATATTATTTTACGTAGATGATATTATTATAATAGGGTATGATGCAATAGAAATTGACCTTATGATTAAACAATTAGCCAAAGTGTTTTCCTTAAAAGATTTAGGTTCACTAAGCTATTTTCTTGGAATTGAGGTTTTTAGAACAAACAGTGGCCAAATGCACTTGTCTCAAACTAGGTACATATATGACTTACTATCCAAGGTAGGCATGCAAGATTCAAGTCCCATGCCTACCCCAATGTTATCCTCTCTTCAACTTACTACTACCGATTCAGAATCTTTTGAAGATCCAAAGTTGTATCGTTTAGTCGTAGGCTCTTTACATGATGCTACTATTACTTGACGTAACCTTTGTTTCACAGTATGCAAGGTTAGCTAGTTCATGCATGATCGTAAACTTGCTCATCGGAAAGCGATTAAGCGAATATTGAGACATTTGCAAGGAACAGAGATCTGGGGCTGCTCTTTCACAAGTCCCAGGATTTCAGACTTTATggcaaatacctcatagtagggatTGACTACTTTActaagtggatcgaggcagaaccatTAGCAACTATCACTGTCTAAAGAAGTCAAAATTTTCTCTACAAGAACATTATCACTAGATTTGGAGTACCCCACTCTATTACCACTGATAATAGAACTCAGTTTACCGACTCAACCATCAGAAATTTGGTGGCCGACTTAAAAATAAAGTACCAATTCACATCGGTGGAACATCCCCATGCCAATGGACAAGTTGAAGTAGCCAACAAAATTATATTGGCCGGGTTGAAGCGCCGATTACAAGAAGCCAAAGGGTCATGGGCAGACGAGTTTTCCCAAGTCCTGTGTGTATATCGAACAACCTCTCATTCCACAATTGGGGAGTCACCTTTTCGGCTTACTTACAGAATGGAAGCCATGATCCATATAGAGATCGCTGAAGAATCACCTaggattatattttataataaaggGGCCAATACCAGTGCACAAAGGGAAGAACTAGACCTCCTTCTAGAAATCTGAGAACGAGCTCGGGttagagaggaagcactaaaACAAAGAATGGCCCTAAGGTATAACTAgaaggtgatcaaaagaggCTTCACCACAAACGACCTCATACTAATCCAAAATGACATCGAAATTTAGAAGTCGAGCAAAGGAAAGCTAGCAGTAAATTAGAAAGGACCCTACAAGATTGTTGAAATCTTGGGGAAAGGTTATTACAATGTGTCCGACTTGCAAAAAAGGAAACTCCCGAGGTCTTGGCACGCATGTAACCTAAAGAAGTACTACAGTTAAGAAGCCTTGTTCCCTGGTGTACTCTTTCTCCTAACCTTaagatttttttctaaaaaggaTTTTTTTGTAAAGGAGGATTTTAACGAGGCACCAAAGCAAGGGCTAAAAGTTCCTAAAACCTTTAGTAAGTAGACTTATGTAAAGGAATTTctcatttatcaataaaatttctatttttcttcaaagattttttattaaaaatgtgTTAATTTAAGCTCGACAAACCGCGAAAATCATTGTCTGACCTTAAATGGTCGAGCTGATGAAGCGATGAGGTACAAATTAATGTAAGAATTTATATAAACAACTTGTAAAAACCGACCTCAATGATAGGCCGAAAGAAAAATAACGTGTAAAAGTAACTTAGCAAAGTCTGACTACACGAAGTCAGAACTTGAAAAAAAGAacctttataaaaaaaactcacTACTTAAAATTAGCATAAAAAAAGGTTGATAAAGTAAATCATCGTGCTAAGCAACTACCCTACTTCTTAAAAAATACCTAGCTTCAGTTAAGCACAAAGGTTTGAATACCAACAGTCATTAAAAGCCACAAAAGTATTCAAAAAGTTACTGGctattacaaaaattaaatggTGTTTGCTGATGCCTATAGAAAATTgcctaatttattaaaaaggaataaatattaatatttaatataacaaatataaaaataaattatttttaaatatttaaaatttaccatAAAAAGTAACTTCGACaaattggacaccaaacttatgggCATCAAAGAATTTGCCAAATTAAATTGTCCAAATACCCACAGGTTGGGCTATCTCAAACATCactaaaataaaactataaagaAACTATGAAGTCGTGACAAAAAGTAGATTGAGGGCTTCACCAGTGTCGACATCTTTACCTCGGACGGGAGGGGTCAGAGGATGCACCGAAACCGGAACGGCAGGGATAGGACCAAGAGGCTCTAGGGTTGGCACGATCTTCCCATCTACAACAATATTGTCTTGACTGAATAAAGAGAGATTGACCTCGAGAGCCAGGACCCAAACTTGGGCCTTCAGATTCTCGAACATTTTATCCATCCCTTCGACTACAGACTTTTGAAGAGAAGCATATTCCTCTCTGGCATTCTTTAACTCTTCTTGAAGGTCGAGCTTCTCTTCATAGACCCAGGTATAACTTTCTTGTGTCCTCTTTTTAATCTCTTCTGCTATAGCCGCAGCAGCCTCTGTCGTCTTCACCTAGGCTCGAGCTTTTTCCAGGTCGGACTTCAGCCTGGATTTTTCCTCTTCTAATACCTCTCTCAAACCCCTTAGTCTCTCCACCTCGACTCGGGCAGCATCAAGAGAACTTTGAGTGACATTAATAGGAGTTTTTCTTGACTCTGTGAGAAGAGAAGTGCACACTCCTGCTAGTTGGATGCTGCTGCGGGCCATAAGATGGAGGTGATTTTGGATAGCTGCATCATCCATACTTATGCAACTATGGGGGAGGATATTCTTTTCACTCCAAGCGAACCCATCGAACCCCTTGTCATAAATGCTGCCTTCTTCAGCAGTTTTTTATTTCTCATAGGCAACCAgatttagttaataatattcCTACTAGCATTAACTAGGCTTTACAATCTATCTTTACCTTGGCGCCAAACTATAATTGAAGAACTTACTGCTCTCTCTAAAACAAATTCATGGAATATTATTAATCCACCAGAAAATTCCAAAATCATTGGTTGTCAATGGATTTATGCCATCAAATGCCATCCAAAAGGTgatatattgaaatataaagCCCGCTTAGTTGTCAAAGGCAATAATCAAATTGAGGGCATTGATTATGATTAGGTTTTTGCCCCAGTTATTAAACCCACAACAGTAGTGCTTACTACTGCATTGACGAATAATTGGCAAATTCACCAATTTGACTTCAGCAAGCGCTTTTTTAAATAGGAATTTACAAGAGCTTGTATTGATGAAACAACCACCAGGATTTGTTCAAGGTGATAGTACTCAATAAGTCTATCGATTACATAAGTTTTTATATGGACTCAAGCAAGTTCCAACGTCATAGTTTCTTAAATTATCCACCACTATGGCTCAATTTGACTTCTTAAATACCAGGTTAAATCATTCTTTATTTGTTACACGTGATGGAAAGCTTATTTTATACATTCTTGTGTATATTGATGACATCTTAATAACTGAAAATTATTCTATGGCTATACAATCTACTATCACTCAGTTAAATAACATCTTTTCTCTCAAGAAACTTGGTGAATTTAGTTTCTTCTTAGGAATTGAAGCACACAAGTTAACTTCTAGTGCTATTCATTTGTCACAAACTCAATATATTTCTGATTTACTTCAAAAAGTTGGTATGAGAGAGGCTAAAAGTGTTCCAACACCAATGATCACCTCTATCAAATTGTCCAAACAGAAAGCTAATGAATTTGATAATCCTTCTCTTTATAGATTCATTGTGGGCTCCCTTCAATATGCAACATTGACGTATCCTAATATCTCCTTTACTGTAAATAAATTGTCACAATATATGTAGAGGCCTCTTCATAGCCGTTGGAAATGTGTCAAATGCCTATTTTGATTCCTGGCAGGTACTGTTTCTCATGGATTAATATTTCATCCTAGTCATGATTTGCGCTTATTTGGCTTTATAGACTTTGAGGGCTTGGATGTAAAAGATTGTAGATCAACTTGTGGTTTCTGCATCTACATGGGATCCAACATAATGACATGGTCAAGTAGAAAGCAAGCTTCTATGAGTAGATCAAGTATGGAAGCAGAATATAGAGCTCTTGCCACTActaattctaaaataatttgGATTCAAAATTTGCTATCTGAACTCAAGGTCTCTTCATCAACCATTCCTACCTTGTATTATGACAATGAGAGCGTTGTTTTACTCGCAGTCAACCCAATTCTTCACAGTAGAACCAAATATTTTGAGTTGGACTTACACTTTGTAAGGGATAGAGTTAATCAACAAAAGCTTCATGTGGTTCATGCATGTTCATTCAGGAGAACAGGTTGCGGATATATTTACAAAGACATCATCGTTAGATTTGTCTAACTAGCTATGCCTAGTGTATGCATGAATATACATGCTGTAACTTTGATCAAGTCAAACAgaacaataataacaattcacacaattcaaaatttatttttgtctgtaATCACATTCCTCTGTCCTACTAGAACTCTATCAGGTGGTGAAGAGACAAAGACGGAAAGACTGAAactgagagacagagattgaaataaatcttagtattctgtttggtgcaaagtggaagacaaaaattgaaacaagaataaaactttaatttaatttgtacatatggtaaaattgaaattaattaattaaaatgaggatattttaggtataaaatgttattaaagtttcagtctccatttctaaaaattttagttcacTGGGTTCCTATCTTTCGGAGGTACAGTACTGAACCAACAAATCTCAGTCTCTCAATCTCTGTCTCAATATCTCGAAACAAACGCTACTTCAATAATGACGAAAGaattaatacaaattaaaacataattagTTAGGTAATGtagtcaaataaaatattaaataaataattaattaattaacatatttaaATGAATcgactaaaataaataaaaaaatattttttaaaatacaccATATCAACtgttattaattaaaagaattttattttaataatgtataatagataataaatgTTCTGTTTCGTAGTACCCAtcaattctaatttaaaaacacctttttttctcttattttcacgtttttttctttttctcatcaaatttctttttgtttcgtCAAATTTGGATAATTTCCTTTTTGTAGACTATTAGCCTTCCTTAGCCATTTATTACAACACGACagatacaaattaaattcaCTACTGAAAATATTATCTaaccttattttaattttttgtctactttaaaatacaaaatagaataaacgTAATAGTACTTTATCTTCACCAAAAAATCATAGTACTTTATACCGCTCTGTTCTTGTTTTGCTGTAACTCACATCAAGAATTCAAGATTGGAGGTATATcgggaattaaaaaaaaaaaaaatctccaaATCGTATAGATAATTCAACATAAGATGTGGCATTAGCTATGTTAAAATAAGTACTTCAGTAGCTATTTCATTAGGTCCTGAATTGGATCCCTCAATTTTATGAATGCATAACACTATATCACCACCAATATAGTGTGATTTTTAATGGAGGTTTAGGTGACAAAGACATTTCATTAGTCCTGGTGGTGGATATctttcaaaaatagaaaaattaatctATTAAACATGATGTGCACTTATTACTTGAAACATTTATGGCCTTAACACTGGTTTCTGTTATGAATATTATACTTTCCTAAGAGTGCTAATAAATAATAAGGCTTCTTTTTGTTCCGCAGTAAATTCAGAATTGACATGAAATAACATATTgtgacacaataaaaataatacagaTAGAAATTATAATGACAAACACAGAGAAATTGGtaattagctttttttttttgcatagaattttttaggggtttaaattaaaatccccacatattataaataaaactgtcttgaaattgattttgttaatatttgagagattttttaataaaaaatttacattgTATCTAAATAATAATGTCGAGGTTAGTTAAGAGTTACATTATCCTTCGTATAAATGGACAAGAaccgaataataataataataataataataataataataataataataataataatatccagAAAAACAATGAATTGGGATCACAAGTTACAATCTCAAAtctacaaaacaaaaaaaagtgaaCATGGATTATttaggagaaaaaataaaaagaatagaagGAAAAGAACAACGGTAGGAAGTACAAGTCAATCCAACCATTCCACTATAAAACTTATGATGTATACAAATCATCATCGAATATATAGGATCAGTTGCAAATTCTTATCTTCAAATTGAAAGTGATCAAATTCAAGTGTCCTCAAGTAATTACTTTCTGTTCCTACTATTTTAGTACTTTGTCCAGTTGTGAAAGTGTGGTCATAAGAAAACAGTATTAGAGACCGGAAAGTGGAGGATCAGTTTAATCCAAAacagatattttttattttttataaaaagaaagcTGTCACTATCTTGAAACACATATGTTccatacaaaattaataaattattttttgtacaaCATATAACTCAACACATAAATTCCGAACTGTGAACAAGAGTAcaataagatagagatatttGATGGATAGAAGGGGTTGTTACAAGGAATTGGTGCCATTTGTGGTGCTTGTGGCGATTGAATGCAGCAACACAGGCTTGTTCACTCTCTTCAAAGCAGCCAGCAATGGAGGCATGAGCAACTATGTCTTTGTTCCATATGCTTATTCTGTTTCAACCATTGTACTCTGTCCTATCACTTTCTTCTATAGAAGGTTAGTAATTAGCAACAAACCCTCCAAGAAAAAAACATCAACACTTGATGGATTTATATGAATTCATCTTGTTTTTGCAGATCAAGAGTGGTTCCTCCACTGAGTTTCTCAATCATTTCCAAAATTGCCCTGCTTGGGGTCATAGGGTAAGTACCCTTTTCTTTGAGTTGACTATTGGAATTCACCATCATTAAGGCTCTTTTCACCCTTAATTGTTGTGAATTTTTTGCAGATGTTCATCACAGATGCTGGGCTATGCTGGAATTAGTTACAGTAATCCCACACTTTCCTCAGCTATCATACCTGTACAATCATCATTTGCtgctcaaagaagaagaaaaatgaaaacaaaaatggtCAGAAGATAATAAAAATCACTCCAAGTCAAATCaaagttatcttattttgtatttattaattacagTTGGAATAAATGATCAATATTAGATATATAAGTGatgtaattaataatttctttCTGAATCAGTATCTTAGTATCTTACCCTATTATCCATTCTTGTTCcgtgttttgtttgtttttcacAATGCTATTACTACCACAACTTAAGGATGGAAAAGATAGATGTAAAAACTAGAACAACCCAAGCTAAAATTGTGGGAAGCATAATATCAATAGGAGGTGCATTTATAGTGACATTCTACAAAGGCCCATCCATCATTATTGCTGATGATTCCCCTTCTCTCCATCTTGTTCAACGATTAAATGGAAACTTTGAATCAGTGGATACAAATTGGGTCATTGGTGGCTTTCTTCTCACAACTGGCAATATCCTACTCACACTATGGTTCATTCTACAGGTACATATACTTTTGTTAATATGAAC
The Arachis duranensis cultivar V14167 chromosome 5, aradu.V14167.gnm2.J7QH, whole genome shotgun sequence genome window above contains:
- the LOC107490809 gene encoding WAT1-related protein At5g40240, translating into MDRRGCYKELVPFVVLVAIECSNTGLFTLFKAASNGGMSNYVFVPYAYSVSTIVLCPITFFYRRSRVVPPLSFSIISKIALLGVIGCSSQMLGYAGISYSNPTLSSAIIPVQSSFAAQRRRKMKTKMYLTLLSILVPCFVCFSQCYYYHNLRMEKIDVKTRTTQAKIVGSIISIGGAFIVTFYKGPSIIIADDSPSLHLVQRLNGNFESVDTNWVIGGFLLTTGNILLTLWFILQVEILKEFPDELSMVCFYNLFAAIFAYAFGLIAETNPSAWKLRLDLGIFNKFLSSAIYAWGIHLKGPVYVAMFKPLSIVIAVAMGIMFLGDILHVGSIIGATVISIGFYTVMWGKATEEKEEEVVGSHESPTTEHEHVPLLQNCKTVNSQKNVDVNVW